One part of the Rothia sp. ZJ932 genome encodes these proteins:
- a CDS encoding S-ribosylhomocysteine lyase: MENFSKDKTNVESFDLDHTAVAAPYVRVADRKTLPGGDVLVKYDVRFTQPNKGHLGMKAVHSIEHMTAHHMRNHTDALIDFSPMGCQTGFYALTLGVELEDFLPILERSMNDLLEATEVPAANEVQCGWGTNHSLDEAQAAVREFLASRNEWEQVMA; encoded by the coding sequence ATGGAGAATTTTTCTAAAGACAAGACCAACGTGGAATCCTTCGATTTGGACCACACCGCTGTTGCTGCACCCTATGTGCGCGTAGCCGACCGTAAGACCTTGCCCGGTGGCGATGTACTGGTGAAGTACGACGTACGCTTCACCCAGCCTAATAAGGGGCACCTGGGCATGAAAGCGGTTCACTCCATTGAGCACATGACCGCTCACCACATGCGGAATCACACGGACGCGCTCATCGACTTTTCACCAATGGGCTGCCAGACCGGCTTTTATGCGCTGACTCTTGGCGTTGAGCTTGAAGACTTCCTGCCAATTCTTGAGCGTTCCATGAATGACCTCTTAGAGGCAACCGAGGTTCCTGCAGCTAATGAGGTGCAGTGCGGCTGGGGCACTAACCACTCCCTCGATGAGGCGCAGGCTGCGGTGCGCGAGTTCCTTGCTAGTCGCAATGAGTGGGAACAGGTGATGGCATAG
- a CDS encoding aldo/keto reductase, which yields MLKHTLRDGKTIPAIGFGTYPLKNAEAEVHVSEALLRGWRLIDTAVNYGNEIGVGRGVNRSGIDRSEIFVQTKVPGRHHGFETTKASLKESLERLELDYVDMYLIHWPNPSIGKFVDTWRAMIELRDEGLTRSIGVSNFLPEHVDALIAITGETPAVNQIEIQPTFQQETQREYDRSQAMITQAWSPLGRGKDILELPAVIEIAREAQATPAQVVLRWNVQSNLLPIVKTANTERMVENLNIFEWELTEDQMNRLKMLHTGIGVFGYDPAEHEEM from the coding sequence ATGCTTAAGCACACCCTTCGTGATGGTAAGACTATTCCCGCTATCGGGTTTGGCACCTATCCCCTGAAAAATGCTGAGGCTGAGGTTCATGTTTCTGAAGCTCTACTGCGTGGTTGGCGTCTGATTGACACCGCTGTGAACTACGGCAATGAAATCGGTGTGGGTCGCGGTGTTAACCGCAGTGGCATTGACCGTTCAGAAATTTTCGTGCAGACCAAGGTACCGGGCCGTCACCACGGCTTTGAAACCACCAAGGCTTCTCTCAAAGAATCGTTGGAACGCCTTGAACTGGATTACGTTGATATGTACCTGATCCACTGGCCCAACCCCTCGATAGGCAAGTTCGTTGATACCTGGCGGGCAATGATTGAGTTGCGCGATGAGGGTCTGACTCGCTCCATTGGCGTCTCCAATTTCTTACCCGAACATGTGGATGCGCTCATTGCGATAACCGGGGAAACCCCGGCTGTGAACCAGATTGAGATTCAGCCGACCTTCCAACAAGAAACCCAGCGTGAATATGACCGTTCCCAGGCCATGATTACTCAGGCGTGGTCGCCTCTGGGTCGCGGCAAAGATATTCTAGAACTACCCGCCGTAATCGAGATTGCCCGCGAGGCACAGGCAACTCCCGCCCAGGTGGTGCTGCGCTGGAATGTGCAATCCAACCTGCTACCCATCGTCAAAACCGCTAACACCGAGCGCATGGTGGAAAACCTCAATATCTTTGAGTGGGAGCTGACAGAGGATCAGATGAACCGACTCAAAATGCTGCACACCGGCATCGGCGTCTTTGGCTACGATCCAGCAGAGCACGAAGAAATGTAA
- a CDS encoding polyribonucleotide nucleotidyltransferase, with translation MEGPEIQFAEAIIDNGKFGKRIVRFETGRLAQQAAGSAMVYIDDETSMLSATAIGKQPREGFDFFPLTVDVEERMYAAGKIPASFFRREGRPTTEAILAARLIDRPLRPAFTKGIRNEVQVVVTVLSIEPDEIYNTVAINAASCSTTLSGAPFAGPIGGVRVALIDGQWVAFPKHSQLENAVFDMAVAGRVITRADGTEDVAIMMVEAEATDNSWNLIKENGAQAPTEEIVAEGLEASKPFIKALCQAQAELKARAGKPALELPFFGSHGDDVDAAVKEYASQKIVDVYSIAGKQEREIASEDLQKEIMEALAGEGKEFEGRENEVNAAFNALTKHTVRQRILTEQVRIDGRGLTDIRQLTAEVEVLPRVHGSAIFERGETQIMGVTTLNMLKLEQQLDSLHPVKAKRYIHHYNFPPYSTGETGRVGSPKRREIGHGALAERALTPVLPSREEFPYAIRQVSEALGSNGSTSMGSVCASTLSMLNAGVPLRAPVAGIAMGLVSDQVDGETRYAALTDILGAEDALGDMDFKVAGTSEFVTAIQLDTKLDGIPASVLAAALTQAREARLHILEVINAAIDAPDEMSDYAPRVISVNVPVSKIGEVIGPKGKMINQIQEETGTDISIEDDGTVYIGATDGPSAEAARAAINAIANPQVPEIGERYLGTVVKTTTFGAFVSLTPGKDGLLHISELRKLNYGKRVDDVEDVVGVGQKVQVEITKIDDRGKLSLSPVVAEEAAEAADEA, from the coding sequence TTGGAAGGTCCCGAAATTCAGTTTGCAGAAGCAATCATAGACAACGGTAAGTTCGGTAAGCGTATCGTTCGTTTCGAAACAGGTCGCCTTGCTCAGCAGGCAGCAGGCTCAGCGATGGTTTACATCGACGATGAAACCTCAATGCTCTCAGCAACCGCCATTGGCAAACAGCCCCGCGAAGGCTTCGACTTCTTCCCCCTCACCGTTGATGTGGAAGAGCGTATGTATGCAGCCGGCAAAATTCCCGCTTCATTCTTCCGTCGCGAGGGACGCCCCACCACCGAAGCGATTCTGGCAGCTCGCCTGATCGACCGCCCCCTGCGTCCTGCCTTCACCAAGGGCATTCGCAACGAGGTTCAGGTTGTTGTCACCGTGCTCTCCATTGAGCCCGACGAAATTTACAACACCGTGGCTATCAACGCAGCATCCTGCTCAACTACCCTTTCAGGTGCTCCGTTCGCGGGCCCCATCGGTGGCGTACGTGTTGCTTTGATTGACGGTCAGTGGGTTGCTTTCCCCAAGCACTCACAGCTTGAAAACGCTGTGTTCGACATGGCAGTAGCAGGTCGCGTCATCACCCGTGCAGACGGTACTGAAGACGTTGCAATCATGATGGTCGAAGCTGAAGCTACCGATAACTCCTGGAACCTTATCAAGGAAAACGGCGCTCAGGCACCCACCGAAGAAATCGTTGCTGAAGGTCTTGAAGCATCAAAGCCCTTTATTAAGGCTCTGTGCCAGGCTCAGGCTGAACTCAAGGCACGCGCTGGCAAGCCCGCTCTAGAACTGCCCTTCTTCGGCTCACACGGTGATGACGTTGATGCAGCTGTCAAGGAATACGCTTCACAGAAGATTGTTGATGTTTACTCCATCGCGGGTAAGCAGGAACGTGAAATCGCTTCTGAAGATTTGCAGAAGGAAATCATGGAAGCCCTTGCTGGCGAAGGCAAGGAATTCGAAGGTCGCGAGAACGAAGTTAACGCTGCTTTCAACGCCCTGACCAAGCACACCGTGCGTCAGCGCATCCTCACCGAGCAGGTTCGTATCGACGGTCGCGGTCTCACCGACATCCGCCAGCTGACCGCTGAGGTTGAGGTTCTGCCCCGCGTTCACGGTTCAGCAATCTTTGAGCGCGGTGAAACCCAGATTATGGGTGTTACCACCTTGAACATGCTCAAGCTGGAACAGCAGCTGGATTCTTTGCACCCCGTCAAGGCGAAGCGCTACATCCACCACTACAATTTCCCGCCCTACTCAACCGGTGAAACCGGACGCGTGGGCTCACCCAAGCGCCGCGAAATCGGCCACGGTGCTCTGGCAGAGCGTGCGCTGACCCCCGTCCTGCCCTCACGCGAAGAATTCCCCTACGCGATCCGTCAGGTATCAGAGGCTTTGGGCTCCAACGGCTCAACCTCAATGGGCTCAGTTTGTGCCTCAACCCTGTCTATGCTCAACGCTGGTGTGCCTCTGCGCGCACCTGTTGCAGGTATCGCAATGGGCTTGGTCTCAGACCAGGTTGATGGTGAAACTCGCTACGCTGCTCTGACCGATATTCTCGGTGCCGAGGACGCACTGGGCGATATGGACTTCAAGGTAGCAGGCACCAGCGAATTCGTTACTGCAATTCAGCTCGACACCAAGCTGGACGGCATTCCCGCATCTGTTCTGGCAGCCGCGCTGACCCAGGCACGCGAGGCTCGTTTGCACATCCTTGAAGTTATCAATGCCGCTATTGATGCACCCGATGAGATGAGTGATTACGCACCGCGCGTGATCTCAGTGAACGTTCCCGTTTCTAAGATTGGTGAGGTCATTGGCCCCAAGGGCAAGATGATTAACCAGATTCAGGAAGAAACTGGCACTGACATCTCCATTGAGGACGACGGCACCGTATACATCGGTGCAACCGACGGTCCCTCCGCTGAGGCAGCACGCGCGGCAATCAACGCGATTGCTAACCCGCAGGTTCCCGAAATCGGTGAACGCTACCTCGGTACCGTCGTCAAGACCACCACCTTCGGTGCGTTCGTGTCACTGACCCCCGGTAAGGACGGTTTGCTGCACATTTCAGAGCTGCGTAAGCTCAACTACGGCAAGCGCGTAGACGACGTTGAAGACGTTGTTGGCGTCGGCCAGAAGGTACAGGTAGAGATCACCAAGATTGACGATCGCGGCAAGCTCTCACTGTCACCGGTTGTAGCTGAAGAAGCAGCTGAGGCTGCGGACGAAGCGTAA
- a CDS encoding amino acid permease, whose amino-acid sequence MNTPQAAGSVPPHEVQALKRGLTLRHILFIALGSAIGTGLFYGSASAIQLAGPSVLLAYLIGGAAVFMVMRAMGEMALAHPVSGSFSEYATRYLGRGAGFITGWTFALEMAFVAIADVTAFATYMKLWFPTTPAWIWISSLILVILGINLAKVKAFGESEFWMTLIKVAAIIAMIVGGILLLIFGAQFNVGQDSSVTNLWDEGGFFPNGITGFLACFTVVMFAFGGIETVGIAAGEAENPRVSIPKAINTLPVRILLFYILTLTVIMSLYPWHQISGEASPFVQIFEGLGIGAAAHILNFVVITAAVSAMNADFYAAGRMLYGLAHRGMAPASFTKVAKNGTPFMTVVCMGVVMVIGVFVNILFENAFLIVAAIATFATVMVWVMILLSHIAFKKEMKRAGASTEFAVPAWPAASYLALAFMIFVIVLFAFYEDTQLALIAGVIWCIFLAVIYAVAVRGKSESANADLKQ is encoded by the coding sequence GTGAATACACCACAGGCAGCGGGCAGCGTTCCGCCCCACGAAGTGCAGGCACTCAAACGGGGGCTCACGCTCAGGCATATTCTCTTTATCGCCCTGGGCTCTGCTATCGGCACTGGGCTGTTCTACGGCTCGGCATCAGCCATTCAGCTGGCGGGTCCCTCGGTGCTACTGGCGTACCTTATCGGTGGTGCCGCGGTTTTTATGGTCATGCGCGCCATGGGCGAGATGGCACTGGCGCACCCCGTTTCTGGCTCCTTCTCTGAGTACGCTACCCGTTATTTAGGACGCGGTGCGGGTTTTATCACCGGCTGGACTTTCGCCCTTGAGATGGCGTTCGTCGCTATTGCTGACGTGACAGCATTCGCCACCTATATGAAGCTGTGGTTTCCCACTACTCCCGCCTGGATCTGGATTTCCAGTCTCATTTTGGTTATCTTGGGTATCAACCTTGCTAAGGTGAAAGCTTTTGGTGAATCTGAATTCTGGATGACTCTTATCAAGGTTGCCGCTATTATCGCCATGATTGTGGGCGGCATTCTCCTGCTGATTTTTGGTGCCCAGTTCAATGTGGGGCAGGACTCCTCCGTTACCAACCTCTGGGACGAGGGCGGCTTCTTCCCCAACGGCATCACCGGCTTTCTCGCCTGCTTTACCGTTGTGATGTTCGCATTTGGCGGCATTGAGACAGTGGGCATCGCCGCGGGAGAGGCAGAAAACCCTCGCGTGTCTATCCCGAAGGCTATCAACACCCTGCCGGTACGCATCCTGCTCTTTTACATCTTGACCCTCACCGTCATTATGTCTCTCTACCCTTGGCACCAGATTTCGGGTGAGGCTTCACCTTTCGTGCAGATCTTTGAAGGTCTGGGTATCGGGGCTGCCGCTCATATTCTCAACTTTGTGGTGATTACCGCAGCCGTTTCGGCTATGAACGCAGACTTCTACGCGGCAGGACGCATGCTGTATGGTCTAGCACACCGCGGCATGGCGCCTGCATCCTTCACCAAGGTCGCTAAAAACGGAACCCCTTTCATGACGGTGGTCTGCATGGGCGTTGTTATGGTGATTGGCGTCTTCGTGAACATCCTTTTCGAAAACGCTTTCTTGATCGTCGCCGCCATCGCAACTTTCGCAACCGTTATGGTGTGGGTGATGATTCTGCTGTCGCACATTGCTTTCAAGAAAGAAATGAAACGCGCCGGGGCAAGCACCGAGTTCGCAGTACCCGCCTGGCCTGCCGCGTCCTACCTAGCACTTGCCTTCATGATCTTCGTGATTGTTCTCTTTGCTTTCTACGAAGACACCCAGCTGGCGCTAATTGCCGGTGTTATCTGGTGTATCTTCCTGGCAGTTATTTATGCCGTGGCAGTGCGCGGTAAAAGCGAAAGCGCAAACGCCGACCTAAAACAGTAA
- the truB gene encoding tRNA pseudouridine(55) synthase TruB: MARKNTNKGPSGLVVIDKPAGMTSHDVVSRVRQLAGTRKVGHAGTLDPMATGVLILGVNKATKLLTWVVGESKTYTTTMRLGISTVTDDAEGEATALASPDALAAVTAEKIEDALTALRGEIMQVPSSVSAIKVNGVRSYARVRSGEEVSLEARPITVHSFEVHAVIPEQVEAPEQLVDYTGDTVPDYISPGQCAVVDVEATISCSSGTYIRALARDLGRALNTGAHLAALRRVSIGEVGIDTAATLEQLAFLKEQAPDYPLPMLSLEDSARRLFASRALSDLEATDISNGRRIAPSATQDVPSAHSKVSTAGLTAAFAPDGSLVAILENKKWRGEKVAAPVLVFESGKTYGSTS; this comes from the coding sequence ATGGCGCGTAAGAACACGAACAAAGGACCTTCTGGTCTAGTTGTCATTGATAAGCCTGCGGGCATGACCAGCCACGATGTAGTGTCGAGGGTTCGGCAGTTGGCAGGCACCCGCAAAGTAGGGCATGCTGGCACGCTTGATCCTATGGCAACAGGCGTATTGATTTTGGGGGTGAATAAGGCAACCAAATTGCTGACCTGGGTGGTGGGGGAGTCTAAGACCTACACTACGACCATGCGTTTGGGCATCTCAACTGTTACCGATGACGCCGAAGGCGAAGCAACTGCGCTTGCCTCCCCCGACGCTCTAGCAGCGGTGACGGCTGAGAAAATAGAAGATGCTCTTACTGCGCTACGCGGTGAGATTATGCAGGTGCCTTCGTCCGTGTCAGCGATTAAGGTGAACGGGGTGCGCTCTTACGCGCGCGTTCGTTCTGGTGAAGAGGTAAGCCTTGAGGCTCGCCCGATTACTGTGCATTCATTTGAAGTTCATGCGGTAATCCCTGAGCAGGTCGAAGCCCCCGAGCAGTTGGTGGATTACACCGGTGACACGGTGCCCGACTATATTTCGCCCGGTCAATGTGCCGTGGTGGATGTCGAAGCAACAATTTCGTGCTCATCGGGTACCTATATTCGTGCTTTGGCGCGCGATTTAGGTAGGGCTTTGAATACCGGTGCTCATCTGGCTGCCCTGCGCCGTGTTTCTATCGGTGAGGTCGGTATCGACACTGCGGCAACCTTAGAACAGCTTGCCTTTTTGAAAGAGCAGGCTCCTGATTATCCCCTCCCCATGCTGAGCTTAGAAGATTCAGCGCGGCGGCTCTTTGCCTCTCGCGCTCTCAGTGACCTTGAAGCCACTGACATTTCTAACGGACGCCGTATCGCGCCCTCGGCGACTCAGGACGTGCCGAGCGCACACAGCAAAGTCAGTACAGCTGGTTTAACAGCTGCTTTTGCCCCTGACGGTAGCTTGGTCGCGATTCTTGAGAATAAGAAGTGGCGCGGTGAAAAAGTCGCCGCCCCCGTCCTCGTCTTTGAATCGGGTAAAACATACGGGAGCACCTCATGA
- the rbfA gene encoding 30S ribosome-binding factor RbfA, which translates to MADAARAARLADRIQVIVAQALERRIKDPRLGFITVTDARVTNDLQHATIYYTVFGSEEEQASTKAALESAKGILRSEVGKNITARLTPTLTFVSDEVPVNAAHLEDLLRKTRERDAELAAAAEGASYAGEADPYKKPEDEDESVEETREA; encoded by the coding sequence ATGGCAGATGCAGCACGCGCCGCCCGACTGGCAGATCGTATTCAGGTTATTGTGGCTCAGGCTCTGGAACGCCGCATTAAAGACCCCCGTTTGGGTTTCATTACTGTGACCGATGCTCGCGTCACTAACGACCTACAGCACGCAACCATCTACTACACCGTTTTTGGCAGCGAAGAAGAGCAGGCATCCACTAAGGCTGCTCTTGAATCAGCGAAGGGTATTTTGCGTTCAGAAGTGGGCAAGAACATCACTGCTCGATTGACCCCTACTCTCACTTTTGTTTCTGACGAGGTTCCTGTGAACGCCGCTCATCTTGAAGATTTGCTGCGTAAGACCCGTGAACGCGATGCCGAGCTTGCCGCTGCGGCTGAGGGCGCGTCCTACGCTGGTGAGGCTGATCCTTACAAGAAGCCTGAGGACGAGGACGAGTCAGTAGAAGAAACTCGCGAGGCATAG
- the rpsO gene encoding 30S ribosomal protein S15: MALDPKIKQEIIAEYATHEGDTGSPEVQIAVLTRRITDLTEHMKEHKHDHHSRRGLMILVGRRRNLLGYLKGIDIERYRALIERLGLRR, encoded by the coding sequence ATGGCACTTGATCCCAAAATCAAGCAGGAAATCATTGCAGAATACGCAACTCACGAGGGCGACACCGGTTCACCCGAGGTGCAGATTGCTGTTCTGACCCGTCGTATCACCGACCTGACCGAGCACATGAAGGAACACAAGCACGATCACCACTCACGTCGTGGTCTGATGATTCTCGTTGGTCGCCGTCGCAACCTGCTGGGTTACCTCAAGGGCATCGACATCGAACGCTACCGTGCTCTGATCGAGCGCTTGGGTCTGCGTCGATAA
- the mtnN gene encoding 5'-methylthioadenosine/S-adenosylhomocysteine nucleosidase, which produces MSVSVLAGFEGAAVIQVAMDAEAAPFLEASASAGEDFSVGVAHFYPRVLETENGPVPFILVRSMIGLVNAATALTVALELVPSPSVIVSAGTAGGLRQDINVGDLAVGVDYTYTDADATAFGYARGQVPGMPEKFGSPAQLISLAHEVADGYKGEGTVFFDTMLAGGSFVTAHNVADTREVFPQAISTDMETTALAQVCSTRSLPFIATRGISDLCGPAADQDFHMATDIVSQRSANFVLALVTRVRDGRTEAGAANA; this is translated from the coding sequence GTGTCAGTTTCAGTGCTAGCAGGTTTTGAAGGAGCCGCTGTTATTCAGGTGGCAATGGACGCCGAGGCAGCCCCTTTTTTGGAGGCTTCAGCCTCTGCCGGTGAGGACTTTTCGGTGGGTGTTGCCCACTTCTACCCGCGCGTCCTTGAAACTGAGAACGGTCCGGTGCCTTTTATTCTGGTGCGTTCCATGATTGGTTTGGTGAACGCTGCGACTGCTTTGACCGTTGCCCTTGAGTTGGTTCCTTCCCCGAGCGTCATTGTCTCAGCGGGAACAGCCGGGGGCTTGCGTCAAGATATCAATGTGGGTGATCTTGCTGTGGGTGTTGATTACACCTATACAGATGCGGACGCAACAGCTTTTGGTTACGCACGCGGTCAGGTACCGGGTATGCCCGAAAAATTCGGCTCTCCCGCGCAGCTCATCTCACTGGCGCACGAAGTAGCTGATGGCTACAAGGGCGAGGGTACCGTTTTCTTCGACACTATGCTTGCCGGTGGATCGTTCGTGACCGCCCATAACGTTGCTGATACCCGCGAGGTCTTTCCGCAGGCGATTTCCACCGATATGGAAACCACCGCGCTCGCCCAGGTTTGCAGCACCCGTTCCCTACCTTTTATTGCTACCCGCGGTATCTCAGATTTGTGCGGTCCTGCAGCCGATCAAGATTTCCATATGGCAACCGATATTGTGTCTCAGCGTTCAGCCAACTTTGTGCTGGCGTTGGTCACCCGCGTCCGTGACGGACGCACCGAGGCAGGAGCAGCAAATGCTTAA
- a CDS encoding bifunctional riboflavin kinase/FAD synthetase has translation MERYTDLQQVPADFGPSVVTLGNFDGAHSGHAKVIERVVDVARARGLTSVAVSFDPHPAVVHNPGAYHPEIMGQEDRQRLLQQMGLEHYVLIHYTLEFSAQSAEEFVKSTFVDALKAKAVVVGDDVRFGYRNSGDLSTMIELGEKYGFEVFTVDDLTHDSARRCSSTWIRELLAEGQVEDAAEILGRPHLMRGEVVHGLARGRELGFPTANLSVDSDGFVPADGVYAGWLTDEAGNRWPVATSVGTNPTFEGVERRQVEAHVMGRPQERVEDFDLYGQRVVLEFTARLRPMVAYTGVEALIEQMNKDVQDAQQVLGLAL, from the coding sequence GTGGAACGCTATACCGATTTGCAGCAGGTTCCCGCTGACTTCGGCCCCTCTGTGGTGACCCTCGGTAACTTCGACGGCGCCCACAGCGGGCACGCCAAGGTGATCGAGCGTGTTGTTGATGTTGCCCGCGCGCGCGGATTGACTTCTGTGGCTGTCTCATTTGACCCTCACCCCGCTGTGGTGCATAACCCTGGTGCCTATCACCCCGAGATTATGGGGCAGGAGGACCGTCAGCGTCTGCTGCAGCAGATGGGTCTTGAACACTATGTGTTGATCCATTACACGTTGGAGTTTTCTGCCCAGTCGGCTGAAGAATTTGTAAAGTCTACCTTTGTGGATGCGCTGAAGGCTAAGGCTGTGGTGGTGGGCGATGACGTTCGCTTTGGCTACCGTAATTCAGGGGACTTGAGCACCATGATAGAGCTGGGCGAAAAGTACGGATTTGAGGTTTTCACCGTTGATGATCTAACCCATGATTCTGCCCGCCGCTGTTCTTCTACATGGATTCGCGAGCTTCTTGCTGAGGGGCAGGTTGAAGATGCTGCTGAAATTTTGGGACGCCCGCACCTGATGCGCGGTGAAGTGGTGCATGGCTTGGCGCGCGGACGCGAGTTGGGGTTCCCCACTGCTAATTTGAGCGTTGATTCAGACGGGTTTGTTCCGGCGGACGGCGTGTATGCTGGGTGGCTGACTGATGAGGCGGGTAACCGCTGGCCGGTTGCGACTTCGGTGGGTACGAACCCCACCTTTGAGGGTGTTGAGCGCCGCCAGGTGGAGGCGCACGTTATGGGCAGACCTCAAGAACGTGTTGAAGATTTCGATCTATACGGTCAAAGAGTTGTTCTCGAATTCACTGCTCGTCTGCGACCCATGGTTGCTTATACCGGTGTTGAAGCCTTGATTGAGCAGATGAATAAGGACGTTCAGGACGCGCAACAAGTTTTGGGTCTTGCCCTGTAG